Proteins from a genomic interval of Euleptes europaea isolate rEulEur1 chromosome 18, rEulEur1.hap1, whole genome shotgun sequence:
- the SDR39U1 gene encoding epimerase family protein SDR39U1, with translation MPLSPLSPTPYSLPPQLRRLLQNAAPHFRVGSQRRFRGRPPTPLRHTWNPRLAGRKRSRCACAVLAMRVLLGGGTGFVGRALTQLLRSRGHDVTAVSRHPGKDRITWDELSRSGLPPCEGAVNLAGENVLNPLRRWSESFRQDVINSRVETTRTMAKAIAEAEHPPRSWVLITGVGYYRPNHTTKYTEESPGGDFDFFSRLVTRWEAAARVPSNATRQVVVRSGVVLGREGGAIGQMLWPFRLGLGGPIASGIQPFPWIHVADLAGIIAHALEQEGVSGILNGVAPSAVTTSNRDFARAMGSALGRPAFLPLPGFVVSAVFGSERSVMLLEGQRVVPKRTLESNYLFAFPDLPSALQDILT, from the exons atgcctctctcccccctttcccccaccccatactcCTTACCACCGCAGCTGCGCCGGCTGTTGCAAAACGCAGCCCCGCACTTCCGGGTTGGCTCCCAACGCCGCTTCCGGGGGCGTCCCCCGACTCCCCTACGTCACACTTGGAATCCCCGCCTTGCTGGGAGGAAGAGGTCGCGGTGCGCCTGCGCGGTCCTGGCCATGCGAGTCTTACTAG GGGGCGGAACGGGATTTGTGGGCCGAGCCTTAACGCAGCTGCTGAGAAGCCGTGGCCATGATGTGACTGCCGTTTCCCGCCATCCTGGGAAGGATCGGATCACCTGG GATGAGCTTTCCCGTTCGGGGCTGCCTCCCTGTGAAGGTGCAGTCAACCTCGCCGGGGAAAATGTACTGAATCCCCTTCGCAG GTGGAGCGAATCCTTCCGCCAGGACGTGATTAACAGTCGGGTCGAGACCACAAGGACTATGGCCAAAGCCATCGCAGAGGCTGAACATCCCCCTCGCTCCTGGGTCCTTATCACCGGCGTAG GCTATTACCGACCTAACCATACCACCAAATACACCGAAGAGAGTCCCGGCGGGGACTTTGACTTCTTCTCTCGCCTGGTGACCCGTTGGGAGGCAGCGGCTCGAGTCCCCAGCAATGCTACACGCCAGGTGGTGGTGAGATCTG GTGTTGTATTAGGTAGAGAGGGGGGAGCCATTGGCCAGATGTTGTGGCCCTTCCGCCTTGGCCTGGGGGGCCCCATCGCGTCCGGCATCCAGCCTTTCCCCTGGATCCACGTGGCGGATTTGGCAGGCATCATCGCGCATGCGCTGGAGCAGGAGGGTGTCAGCGGGATCCTGAACGGCGTCGCTCCCTCGGCGGTGACCACCAGTAACAGGGATTTTGCCCGAGCGATGGGATCGGCGCTCGGACGCCCGGCCTTCTTGCCTCTGCCTGGCTTTGTGGTCTCCGCTGTCTTCGGTTCGGAGCGGAGCGTCATGTTGCTAGAAGGGCAAAGGGTGGTGCCCAAACGGACCCTGGAGAGCAATTACCTTTTTGCCTTCCCCGACTTGCCCTCGGCCCTCCAGGATATTCTAACCTGA
- the EMC4 gene encoding ER membrane protein complex subunit 4 translates to MSTPGGAVTNRGRRFKWAIELSGSGSGSRGRSDRGGGQGDTMYPVGYSDKQVPDTSVQETDRILVEKRCWDIALGPLKQIPMNLFIMYMAGNTISIFPTMMVCMMAWRPIQALMSISATFKLLESSSQKFLQGLVYLIGNLLGLALAVYKCQSMGLLPTHASDWLAFIEPPERMEFTGGGLVL, encoded by the exons ATGAGCACCCCGGGGGGCGCTGTGACCAACCGCGGACGGCGTTTCAAATGGGCCATTGAGCTGAGTGGCTCAGGAAGTGGCAGTAG GGGCCGCAGTGACCGAGGCGGCGGGCAAGGGGATACCATGTATCCTGTAGGCTACTCAGACAAGCAGGTGCCGGACACGAGCGTGCAAGAGACGGACCGTATCCTAGTGGAAAAG cgCTGCTGGGACATCGCCCTGGGCCCCTTGAAGCAAATCCCCATGAACTTGTTCATCATGTATATGGCAGGCAATACAATCTCCATCTTCCCCACCATGATGGTCTGCATGATGGCGTGGAGGCCCATCCAAGCGCTCATGTCCATCTCAGCCA CCTTCAAGCTGCTGGAGAGTTCCAGCCAGAAGTTCCTGCAGGGTCTGGTGTACTTAATCGGCAACCTTCTCGGGTTGGCCTTGGCCGTGTACAAGTGTCAGTCCATGGGGCTGCTGCCGACTCACGCCTCTGACTGGCTGGCTTTCATCGAGCCCCCTGAG CGCATGGAGTTCACTGGTGGGGGTCTAGTGTTATGA